The window ATTTACCTCATAGATGTCAGACCTGCAAGTAGTTTTTCCATTTCTATTGTAGGCTGCACACTATTTTGagtttatacattttttattattttgagttgaaaattttggttatatatatatatatatatatatatatataaagattatATATCAATATGTCATTCTAGTTGACCACATGCATGCTGATTATTTGAAACAGGTTTTAGATCTTCTTCAACTTTTGCTGCTAGCTACTTTACTTTGAAAGCTTCAAGTTTTAATATTTGCtgggaaagaaaaaagaagggaaattatcatttgaaagaggtaattataattttcttatattttttttaaatactatttAAGTAAGTTTTTAATATCTAATTTGcatataaaagaataaatttctcgcctttagaatatatatagaattttattgaatagattttttaaaatCCCTATTTGTAGTCCCTCTTAGTCATGTCAATCGATAAGTCATGGATTGGAAAACCACGAACCACGCATGAGTATAAAGATGGTTTAAACAAGTTTTTGGATTTTGCTTTTGAGCATCGATCTCTCGCGGGTCGTCAGATTAAATGCCCTTGTCCGGTGTGTGGTTTTGGCAAGTGGCAAACAAGGGAGAAAGTTTTTGAACATTTAATAGTCAAGCCATTTCCAGAAAACTACAAAGTTTGGTATTAGCATGGTGAAGAAGTAGTTGGAGTTGGGTCACAAGTTCATCAAACTAGTCATATTGTACAAGATGATTCGACATCTCAGCATCCAATGGTAACAATGCTCAATGACGCGTTTGGAGCTGCTGGACCTGACTTGAATGAAGATGGAGATGGAGATGAAGACAACatagaagatggaggagatggagacaATGCAGCAAATAAAGAGCACAATGGAGAAAATGTAGAATTTTACAAGTTGTTAGAAGATGGCAATGAACAATTGTATGAAGGGTGCACAAAGTATTCAAAACTGTCTTTCTTAATTAGTCTGTATCACATAAAGTGCTTATATAGAATAAGCGACAAAGCCATGACCGAAATCCTCAAGTTATTAAAAGATGATTTTGGAAATGCAAAGATTTCAAATATATTCTATGAGGCCAAGAAAACCATAAATAAACTAGGGCTTAATTATACCAAGATACCTGCTTGCCCTAATGACTGCATGTTATATTGGGGGGAGGATGAAGATTTGCAAGAATGCAAAAGATGCAAGACATCTAAATGGAGCGATTCTAAAAAGAAGAAACCAGCAAAGATCTTGCGATACTTTCCACTAAAACCGAGACTTCAACGATTATTCATGTGTTCTAAGACTGCTCAATCAATGCAATGGCATGCTTCGGCAGAAAAGAAAGATTCGAAGATGAGGCATCCGCGGGATTCTGAAGCTTGGAAGACATTTGATTTACTTCATGATAGGTTTGCCGAGGATCCTCGAAATGTACGTCTTGGTCTTGCAGCTGATGGATTCAACCCTTTTGGAGCTATGTGTACAAACTATAGCGTTTGGCCAGTGGTGCTTATTCCATACAATCGGCCTCCATAGGAGTGCATGAAGCCAACATCACTTATCTTGTCAATGATTATTCCTGGAGAGAAAATGCCGGGGAACAACATAGACGTATACTTACAACCTCTTATTAAAGAGTTAAAAGAGTTGTGGTATGATGGTGTTCAAACATTAGATAGGTTCAAGAATGAAATGTTTACATTGCGAGCAGCATTAATGTGGACAATTAGTGATTTTCCAGGCCTTAGTAACTTATCTGGGTGGAATGTACACAGTAAATATGCTTGTCCTACATGTAACTTCAACACTgattcatatagattaaagcatggTGGAAAATGGTGTTTTTTGGGGCATCGCCGTTTCTTAGAAAGGGGTCATAAGTTTAGGCTAAGTCGTGCAAAATTTAATGGAAAAGTTGAGTTGAGGGATCCCCCAGCAGTACTAACAGggtcagaaatattagaacaactTGAAGGAATCAATGTTTCATTTGGGAAGGAACTACAAGAAAGTAAAGGTAAGAGGATTCGACGAAAAGTtgttgaagaagatgatgaatcggGGATGTGGAGGAAGAAAagcatatttttttatcttccttATTGGGAGTCTAACTTATTGCGCCATAATCTAGATGTTATGCACATTGAAAAGAATGTTTGCGACAATGTGTTATACACTTTGCTCAATGAGACTGGAAGGTCAAAGGATAATCTCAAAGCTCGTAAGGATCTTAAAGAAATGGGTATAAGGAAAGATTTATGGCCAGATGAAAATGGGAGATATCATCCATCTTTGTTCACAATGTCAAATTCCATGAAAGATATATTCTTGCGTACTATAAAGAATATTAGAGTACCAGATGGTCTCTCGAGTAATATTTCACGGTGTGTTGACCTGAAGCAAAGAAAGCTTTCTGGATTGAAGAGCCATGATTGCCACGTTCTTATGCAGCAACTATTACCCATTGCCATACGTAATGTGCTACCAGATAAAGTTACTGCAGTGCTAATAGAGTTGTCTTCATTCTTTCAACAGTTGTGCTCTAAAAGCTTAAGTCTTACAGAACTTGAGAAGCTCCAACCTCGAATAATCCTTACCCTTTGTCATTTAGAAATGTtgttccctccttctttctttacAATCATGGTTCATTTAACCTGTCATCTAGTTGATGAAGCAAAACTCGGAGGACCAGTACACTATAGGTGGATGTATCCTATTGAGAGGTAAATATCACTTTTCAATCATTATTCATTTAACTTATCACTTAGTTATATCTTGCTTAGGTATTTAACCTGTCACTTAATTATACAAACTAGGTATTTAGGTCATTTGAAGTCCTATGTACGAAACAAAGCTAAATCAGAAGGTTCTATAGCTGAGGGATACGTGGCTGAAGAAGCTCTTACATTTTGCTCTCGATACTTAGAAGGGATTGAGACAAGATTTAATAGGCCACCACGTGTTGATGATCGTCCGGATGATAATTGCAGTACACATGTGGATTCTCTTTTTCCACAAATGGGGAACTCAAAGGGAGCTTTCACAGTATTTGAGTTGTCACCTATGGAAAAAAAACAAGCACATCGATATGTGGTTTTAAATTGTCCATATGTCAAACCGTTCATTGAGTAAGTGCTTAAGGATTTTCGTACAtgttttttatttacttgaaaataGTTGTTTAGTTAGAGTTAAACTTTCATATCTGACAGTGACTTCAAAGATTTTGTACGAAGACGATCTAAGGGTAGAAGGCCTTCAAATGTAGAGATAGAAAAAAAAGTCAATAAAGATTTTGTTACTTGACTTCCTGCGCAGGTAAATAGAGAAGTGATAATTTTTGGCTAATATTGAGCTAGTATTTGTGGATATAATAACTAATATCTCTATCATAATAGCTTATGAACTCAGATATTATGAATACTGTGCATGAGGATTTGAGATACTTAGCAAGGGGTCCATCACGATATGCCAAGAGGTTTTCTACATTTAGTATTAATGGGTTCTCCTTTCGAACTACCAATCGAGACAAAGGGTTAAAGACCCAGAATAGTGGAGTTTTTTTAATGTCTTCAACTCCTTGTGTTGCTAGCGCTAGTGATGCTGATGTTAGGAATGCTGATTTGTCATATTATGGCAAACTAGAAGATATTATAGAACTAAACTACAATGGCCGATTTCGGGTTACTTTATTCAAATGTAAATGGGCTGACACCACTAGAGAACGGGGCTGTAGAAAGGATAATTGGGGTTTTACTTCTGTTAATTTTTCACGAGTAATACACAGTGGTGACCGAGAGGAGGATGATCCATATATTGAAGCCTCACAAGCTCGAATGGTGTATTTTGTCAATGATGAAGTGAATAAAGATTGGAGTGTTGTCGTGCATTTGAAGCCAAGAGATTCATATGATATGGGCGGAAATGAAGATGATGAAGCATGCGAGAATGAGCCATGGTTAGAGCAAAACTTAGATTCTTTATTTGAAAATGGTGATAATCTATCATTGTTAAGAGAAGAGGTAGATGATGAACTACTAGATAATGACATTGGAGAAGACGAACACATGTCAGAATAATAGGTGAGTTTTATTAATAAGTGGTTtattatagaaaaataatttttgtctacatttcttctttttcaatttaacttTTGTTTGTAAATTTTACATAAATATGTTGTTTAGATTCATTAATTGATTTAATGGAACTATTAAACCTTGATGcacattttattctatatttattaattatttatttgatctattATATAGATATGCCAAAGCAAAAGAAGTACAAGAATCTACTTAAAGCAGCAGCTGCAAATTCTTCACAAGACAAGTCAATAGCAGCTGCAAATTCATCCCGAGACAAGTCGGCAGCTTCAAATGCATCACAAGTCAAGTCCGTAGTAGCTGCAAATTCCTCCCGAGACAAGTCGGCAGCAGCTACAAATTCCTCCCGAGACAAGTCGGCAGAAGCTGCAAATTCCTCCCGGAACAAGTCAGCAGCAGCTGCAAATTCCTCCCGGGACAAGTCAGCAGCTTCAAATTCCTCCCGGGACAAGTCAGCAGCTTCAAATTTCTCCCGAGACAAGTCGACAGCAGTTGCAAGTTCCTCCCGAGACAAGTCGGCAGCTTCAAATTCTTCTGAGCCATCATCAGTTGCTCCAACTATATCTGAGCATCCATCCGAACCTAAACGTAAACGTGGGCGTGAATCTAGGCATTACTGGACTGTTGATGCCATAGGTATGTAATATTCTCAACTGTAATATTCTCCAGCCACCTATCACACCATTTCTTTCACtcctcttcctttccaaattTCACTATCTTCCAATTTACATGTCCTTGTTCAGATTTTTCCCCAAATTAAATCACTTAGTAGGTTAATAGGGGGAACAATTTATCCTTGTGTTACAGTAGCTCATAGGAAAAATATGAATACATGATTGTAATTACTCTAATGTATCCTTTACTGAAATTATGTTACGAGTATATATAGTACATTATTTTCTTGTTTAAATAATGATATTTATCTTGCAGTGGATATTACTAATATTAGCCTATTTTCACCTTGATTCGGAATTCTGATGTATAATATATAGTATTATATATGTAGCTGTTACATTATACCCTGCACAAGAATaatcttttataatatatatctatCATCATATGTTTTATTCTTTAGTTGCTCAATTactcatttatttatatttatttatctattttagatGAATATGAAAATAGTACACGCCTTCATTTATTAGTGAAGGATGTGCATAATTTGCCAGAAGGTTTGCGCATAGTTGTCAATTTTGATAGACAACATGCAGCAATAGGAGAAGCAGCCGGACTCCTTGCAGGAGTTTGTGGGCAATTGGCCACTGATTGTGTAGCATTTCCAATCAGTTTTGATAAGTGGTCAGACATTCCAGAGagcttttttgaaaatcaatggaATATTTTTTTCCAAGTAAGAAGATTACTTAAACTCTAAAGCTTATTTCTTTGTCATTATTTAGTTATATttgttagttaatatatattctttgttCCATATTAAAGGCTCGATTTTACTTCAAAGTGTGTGATAGCTTGGCCAAACGATTTCTGCTCCAATCGCTTGGCAAAAAATGGAGGGAACATAGGATAAAGCTTTGGAATGAGTTTTATGATCCGAGGTTGAGTAAAACCGAGATCATAAATAATACACCAGAAGATATTGCTCTTGATCAATGGGCTTTATTCGTAGAATATCGTTTGAAGCCTGAAACTCAGGTAAGTAATTAAGATTGTTAGTGAGTTCTATCACTGTTAGTGAGTAATTAAGACTGTTGGATTCACTGAGAGTTAATTATTTTGAAGCTGAACTTATTCAATGGTTTAAGTTGGCTGATAGGAAATTAAGTATTATATGGAATGTTGTGAATGCATGTTTAACTCTATTTAATTTTGTCCAAACTAATCTTGCAGAATCTTTGTAAGAGGAATCAAGAAATTCGGCAAAAACAAATAATTCCTCATACTTCAGGTGCTAAATCAATTGCAAGAAGAAGGGCTGAATTGGTaatcaaaaacataaaataattatatatatatatatatatatatttgttgatgTATTTGTGCTTCTATTTTTTTGGTGCTGAATAATTATTTGTTAGTTAGGTAGTATCTAGTAGGCATTCTGCATTCATTCATGCACATTTTCGTTCAACCTTGACAATAGTGCATCCAAAAGAATAGAAGCTGGCAGCatttagaaaaagaaagtaacaataAATATTTAATCTTGCTTGCCACTTGGGTTAACTTAATGGCTTAAAACCTTCACTGAAAAACAGGGCTTTCAAACCAACTGAATCCATTCTTGAGAAAGGGATTGTAGAAGATTTTTCCCTATATAGTACATgaatcaaaaatataaaataatttttcctaGCTTCCTTTTCTGCTTCTCTAAATTCCTTTTCTGCTTCTCAAATAGAACATATTGTTGCTGTTAGTTACTTAATTTTATGCATATCTTTTCTTGGATGATATATTTCTTGATTGAGTCTTTCTACTTTTCTTGAATTTAGACGGAAGAGACGGGAAAAGAAGTTAGTAGGGTTCAAATGTGGGATATCACTCACAAGAAAATAGATGGAAGTTATGTTAATGAAAAGGCTAAAGAAATAGCGGTAAGACTAAAGTGAAATAAGTAACttgtttgtatttatttttctttcttttttataagaTAATATTATGTTTgattctttccctttctttttatatatgtaggaGAAGATTGAAGCATATAGTAGTCAACAAGCGGTGGAATCAACCGTTAATTCTCCTCTTGATGCTCTTGGAGTAGTTCTTGGGAAAGAGCACCCTGGTCGTGTTCGAGGTTTAGGCATGGGAGCTGTTCCAACAGTTGCTTTCAAGAACAACACTACAAGAATTAGTCAAATGAATTTAGGTTCTTCAAATGATGCTGGCACATCAACTACTTGTGGTCCAAATGTGCAAGAAGAGTTGGATACTGTTAAAGCGCAATTGCAAGCACTAGTATCCTATATTGCTTCTAAGGAAGGAGGAAAAATTCCAGTGGAATTGGCTAGAATGTTCCCTACTCAACAAATTTCACAGGTACAAAATACAATTTATGTTCTTAATACCTTATTCCATGTGTTATCTTTGGACTCTTAAGGGAATCtgggtcaattttaaaatttgactttTGAAGCTAGCTTTAACTTTGTTAATTAAAAGCCCACCAACAATTGATTCCTATGAAAAGGTGCAAGCAAGAATGCTAAGAAACATTTTAAAGAAGCTAAGTTAATATTATAATAACCAAAATTAGATTGAAGTAGTAGCTAGCTAATGATGAATTAGATCCTTGTGGAGGCTCAAGCCCTAATCTTAGTTCAAGGTCTAATTCTGAAGATGATGAGGGACCTTGTTGACCAGAAATTTGATCCTCTTGCtgttgaagatgatgatgaggaggaggtgatgatgatgattctgAAAAGAGTGGTAACTGCCTCATCatcacaatattattattattggtttcATCGTCCATAAGTGGTTGATGAGGCACATTCAAAagctctttattattattatcattgttaCTACCAAGATTCCCCTCCAATAAAAATTGTTGATGATGAGTAGTTtgatttgaagaagaagaaaattgttGCTGTTCTTTGATCTTTGCTTTGTCCTTCCTATGAAGGTTCATGTGACCTCCAAGTACTTGTGCATTAGAGAAGCCTCTCTTGCAGAAGTTGCTTTGTTGGATTATATATTAATAGTTTCAGATTCAATTTTATGTGATCTTTGATCTTTTCATTTTTgattgaataattttatattaatagtttcAGATTCAGTTTTATATCCTTTTTTATTGtgctcataattatatttttgttgtagggaTTAGATCAAGAGAGTGAGATTCCATCACCAAGAGAGTTAAGAAGTAGGTCTTCTGGAGCGAGCAACAAAGAAGCATGATCTTATATGATAAAGATTTCATGTATTAAGTATTATAGATATATGTTAAGacaaattattgaaaaatgttaTCTTAGATACTTTGTTTTtggattatgattttttattttcggAGACTGTGTATGAATTAAAAATCTTGTTATGATGTTTGATTCAAGGTTATGCTTTTTAGTtattgagattttaaaatttgagttcTAAAAATGTCACTTTAAATACATAGTTTCAATCtcattttaaaaagtataaaattgcAATTAGGTAAAAATGACGGctaaaaatgccattttaaacaaAAATGGTGCCATTATATCCTGGTAAAAATGGCAGTTAAAAAAtgcaattttaaacaaaaatgatGCCATTAAATactggtaaaaacggcggttataaATGTCATTTTTAATGAGAAGGATGCCATTAAACccaggtaaaaacggcggttagaaACGCCATTTTAAACGAGAAGATGCCATTAAACccaggtaaaaacggcggttataaactgccattttaaacgaGAATATGCCATTAAATtcaggtaaaaacggcggttacaAACCGTCATTTTAAATAACCACAAAACCGCCGTATTATCcactggttattacggcggttttcagaaaaccgccgtaataaccagaatggcgcccagaattCCGGCGTTTCTTGGGGACGCCATTttcggtaataatggcggttgtaACCGCCGTAATTACCTTAAAAAACCGAcattttaaccctttttttttgtagtgctagaattcgctggttgcgaattcaaatgcGCTGGTTTCCGTcacttgcgacgcggccgcatggatcacgcggtcgcgttgcctagcgtcagggaaactatatcatattatatatcaaatcgaagccccggacgttagctttccaacgcaactggaaccgcgtcgtttggacctctatagctaaagttatagccgtttgagtgcagagaggtcaggctggacaacttagcagtttctccaacttcttgtattccttccatttttgcatgcttcctttccatcctccaagccattcctgccatataatatctgaaaacacttaacacacatatcaaggcatctaatggtaataagagaggattaataataagcaaatataagatcaaagaagcatgttttcaatcaaagcacataattaggaaggaaatataaaaccatgcaaatagtatgaataagtgggtaaagagtagataaaaaccactcaattgagcacaagataaaccataaaatagtgatttatcaccccagaacatcttttttttaagttaCAACACATCTTCGTGCTTCCGGGATGAACAGAAAATCCACTGTAGCGAGCCCCCGACAACAAGTCTTGTCTCAAACTTCCAAAATCCTGTGTGCAAACTCTCCCCTTATCTCTCCTCAAACTTTCACCCTCCTTAGCGAATTCTTCACGCCTCTTATCACCAACTGGTTGCAACAATTTCTGAAGCTTTAgctcatcttgctgagccctCTGAATCTCCGTCTTAATCGTGTTTGAAATCTGCAACTGGTTCAAACAAGATCTTCTGGCAACCTCACCAAGGTCCAGCTTGAAATCCACAAACTTATCCACTAGCTCctcttccttgattctcatccaagcaATTGTTAAAGACGTCCGACTCAAAGCGTCTGATACCACATTTACCTTTCCAGGGGGATAACTCAGTTCAAAATCGTTGTTCTTAAGCAACTTCATCCAACTTCTCTAACATGTactaagctctttctgatcaaagacaTACTTGAGACTCTCATGATCAGGAAAGACGCTAAACCCCACTCCGCACAGGTGGTGCCTCCAAATATCCGGTACAAACACAATCGCCGCTAATTCCAAATCATGAGTTGAATAGTTCACCTTATGCGGTCCCAGATGACGTGATGCGTAAGCCACCAActccggtgttgcatcaacacgcaactTAAACCCTTCAGAGAAGCGTTATAGTATACTTAGAATGGTTCATGCGGTTTCAACAAGATTAAAACAGGTGTTGGAGTTAACTTCTGCTTCAAAGTCTGAAAACTCCCTACATACTCTAACATTCAAACAAAGGCACTTCCTTTCTCGTCAGCTTTGTCATCGGTCGTGCAATTCGAGAAAACCCTTCTTTGATCCCCCGGTAATATCCGGCTAAACCCAAGGAGCTTCCAACTTTCGCCATCGTTATAGATCCTTCCCATTCCATCACCGATTCTATCTTAgaaggatctacggctattcctctCTTGCTCACTACATGACCTAAGAGCTTCACTTCTTCCTTCACGAACTCACACTTCGATAACTTAACGTACAACTTCCGCTGtgtcactctgattatcgtcattAGAATCCGAAAATcctttcttttaaaccaaaatacCAAATTTGTAATacttttcaaaacctttaaaacaagtCCAATCTAAATGagtccattgttaaaaccttatcAAAAGAGTCAAAATCATTCACTAGTAAGTCAAACACTTGAACTCACATTTTTCTTAAATGCAAACTTTTCAATTTGAAATCCCTTCGATAAGATAATTTGGAAACCAAATTCACAAATGAACATAATCGGagaactcacttttctttttaaataatatcTTCCAAACCAAGAATTTCGGACGTAGTTTCAAAACCAAGGACTGCTTTTGTAATATTTCGCAAAGCTGTGAAAACAAGTTCAATCTAGACCAGTTCATTATGAAAGATTTTTCAAAAGACTCCAAAGATTCATTTATTCTTAAATCAAAACCTTTCCATTTGAATccctttttataaataaaattacaaaccCAAAATCACAAGTTAACAAGATCATACAACTCACTTTCCTTTTTAAAATCGTACCAATTGATCAAAAGTTCCAGTCCTAGTgtcaaaaccaaatcattcaaACCAGCGTTCCTAAACCAAGTTTAAAAATCAATCTaagctttaaaactttttcaacgcGAACGACGATAATCTATACTGTGAAGATAAATCGAGATTTGGCCATCGGCTTCATAATTACCAAAACCCTGTTGTTGTGATCTATCCGCCCCACGTGCTCCTCGGTGTGGACAATCTCTAACCAAATGTCCCAGTGCGCCACACTTGTAACACAGTTTCTTACCCAACTGGCACGGCCTATTCGGATGGTAGCTCCCACACTCCTGACACTTCATATCAGAGGAGTAAGCTCTTGACTGCTTTCCTTTACCATATCTCTTGAAATTCTATCCCCTTGGCCCAAGGTAATCGTCGCGTTCTCTACTAGTGTCTCCTCCACGAGTGTCCCTTGACGAGGCTACCGTCTTTGTGCATTCCTAAACCACTCTTGCCTTGTTCACCAGATCGGAGAAAATCCGaatctccataggagccacagcAGTCATGATGTCGCCCTTCAAACCACCTTGATACTTGACACACTTCCAACTTTCATAGTTCCTCAAACTTGCTTGTGTAGTCTGCCACAGATAgagaaccttgcttcagctgcatcagTTCCATCTCCTTCacttcccttgcagactcagaaaagtacttcttgtagaaggccATTCGGAATACATCCCAAGGAACGTCGGCATTTTGAAGTTAGAGCAAGCGGCATTCCGCCTGCCATCAATGTTGGGCCTCTTCCAGAAGGtgataagtagcaaactccacgtaTTGATTGTGTGGGACATGCTGTGCCTGCAGCGCGCATTTCATAGCTTGGAACCAGTTGTCCGCTTCTGTGGGATTTGTCGATCTTCTGAAAGTCGGTGGGTGAACTTTCAGGAACGTAGCTAGGGTCATCAAAACACTTCCCAAGTCATTGCCATTTCCATCTCCATTCCCAGCCGGTTGGCCTAATGATACGAAAGAAATCATTGTCGGcctagattttcttcttaaagaaaggaattacttcattgtaagcatagctccaaaccaacaaacaactctcacatcaaattaaaatatggttttgtcacaagtaaaaaccccaataagaattaaccgaagtatttagactccgggtcgtctcacaaggaattgcaatgaagtgctcaattattggctatgaaaatgcaagggggtttgatttttatatttttgcaagaaagtaaatgacaaggaaagtaaagagagcaaataactaaagaaggcaattaataaagagaaacattcatggcaagggtttgagatcataggctttctatcctagtcatacaatgattaattcatcttatttagtcaactccaacaagtagaagaaggtatcatgttatcttcacatagggagaatgtcaaacaagactaatcaatcatatcacaataataacaagaatctatctcatttcgtcatccccaacattggaagaaggtgtaagttatcttccatgagagaaagtcaaacaagactagttaatctcaaatcaaaagtcctaatcaactcactaattgaattagaaaAAGATTGGCATCATTGaaaatcatattaactaacaactctagatcaccaacataagttgggttttcatgactcaagattgcctagttactctttccaagccaagaatgctcaaaaatctactttaaagaccaaccaagcattttgtcaaacacttggaaggcataaaaggaaagcatagtaaaaatgcaagaataataaaactaccaactaccaattacaagaaaagtaaattcacaactcaaatcaacaattaaaagaacatcaaacattaaatttcatcaaaTGTAGATAAGATCCAACATGaatattcataaacataaaagagacataaaagtaaaattgacaagagaactaagaagaatagagtagtaaaAACAAcaaattgtaaaggaaacaagatgaattcaagaaatcatgcctagatctagaagagattaacctaacctaattctagagagaagagagagcttctctctctagaaactaacctacatgatgctaaactaCTAAAACAAATTGCTCCCCTC is drawn from Arachis hypogaea cultivar Tifrunner chromosome 12, arahy.Tifrunner.gnm2.J5K5, whole genome shotgun sequence and contains these coding sequences:
- the LOC112730080 gene encoding uncharacterized protein gives rise to the protein MKPTSLILSMIIPGEKMPGNNIDVYLQPLIKELKELWYDGVQTLDRFKNEMFTLRAALMWTISDFPGLSNLSGWNVHSKYACPTCNFNTDSYRLKHGGKWCFLGHRRFLERGHKFRLSRAKFNGKVELRDPPAVLTGSEILEQLEGINVSFGKELQESKGKRIRRKVVEEDDESGMWRKKSIFFYLPYWESNLLRHNLDVMHIEKNVCDNVLYTLLNETGRSKDNLKARKDLKEMGIRKDLWPDENGRYHPSLFTMSNSMKDIFLRTIKNIRVPDGLSSNISRCVDLKQRKLSGLKSHDCHVLMQQLLPIAIRNVLPDKVTAVLIELSSFFQQLCSKSLSLTELEKLQPRIILTLCHLEMLFPPSFFTIMVHLTCHLVDEAKLGGPVHYRWMYPIERYLGHLKSYVRNKAKSEGSIAEGYVAEEALTFCSRYLEGIETRFNRPPRVDDRPDDNCSTHVDSLFPQMGNSKGAFTVFELSPMEKKQAHRYVVLNCPYVKPFIDDFKDFVRRRSKGRRPSNVEIEKKVNKDFVT
- the LOC112727454 gene encoding uncharacterized protein, whose product is MPKQKKYKNLLKAAAANSSQDKSIAAANSSRDKSAASNASQVKSVVAANSSRDKSAAATNSSRDKSAEAANSSRNKSAAAANSSRDKSAASNSSRDKSAASNFSRDKSTAVASSSRDKSAASNSSEPSSVAPTISEHPSEPKRKRGRESRHYWTVDAIDEYENSTRLHLLVKDVHNLPEGLRIVVNFDRQHAAIGEAAGLLAGVCGQLATDCVAFPISFDKWSDIPESFFENQWNIFFQARFYFKVCDSLAKRFLLQSLGKKWREHRIKLWNEFYDPRLSKTEIINNTPEDIALDQWALFVEYRLKPETQNLCKRNQEIRQKQIIPHTSGAKSIARRRAELTEETGKEVSRVQMWDITHKKIDGSYVNEKAKEIAEKIEAYSSQQAVESTVNSPLDALGVVLGKEHPGRVRGLGMGAVPTVAFKNNTTRISQMNLGSSNDAGTSTTCGPNVQEELDTVKAQLQALVSYIASKEGGKIPVELARMFPTQQISQGLDQESEIPSPRELRSRSSGASNKEA